From the Microcaecilia unicolor unplaced genomic scaffold, aMicUni1.1, whole genome shotgun sequence genome, one window contains:
- the LOC115459196 gene encoding vacuolar protein sorting-associated protein 4A → MTTSTLQKAIDLVTKATEEDKAKNYEEALRLYQHAVEYFLHAIKYEAHSDKAKESIRAKCMQYLDRAEKLKEYLRSKEKHSKKPVKEAQNDKGSDSDSEGENPERKKLQEQLMGAIVMEKPDVRWNDVAGLEGAKEALKEAVILPIKFPHLFTGKRTPWRGILLFGPPGTGKSYLAKAVATEANNSTFFSVSSSDLMSKWLGESEKLVKNLFELARQHKPSIIFIDEVDSLCGSRNENESEAARRIKTEFLVQMQGVGNNNDGILVLGATNIPWVLDSAIRRRFEKRIYIPLPEEAARAQMFQLHLGNTPRNLTDGDVRELARKTDGYSGADISIIVRDALMQPVRKVQSATHFKKVRGPCRANAGLMVDDLLTPCSPGDPGAIEMTWMDVPSDKLLEPVVCMSDMLRSLATTRPTVNAEDLLKVKKFTEDFGQEG, encoded by the exons ATGACAACATCAACTCTgcag AAAGCTATTGATCTGGTAACGAAAGCCACGGAGGAAGACAAAGCTAAGAATTATGAAGAAGCTTTGCGGCTGTATCAACATGCGGTGGAGTACTTCCTACATGCCATTAAAT ATGAGGCTCACAGTGACAAAGCGAAGGAGAGTATCCGGGCAAAGTGTATGCAGTATCTGGACCGGGCTGAGAAGCTGAAGGAGTACTTAAGGAGTAAAGAGAAACACAGCAAGAAGCCAGTGAAAGAGGCTCAGAATGACAAGGG AAGCGACAGCGACAGTGAGGGAGAGAACCCAGAAAGAAAAAAACTACAGGAACAGCTCATGG GTGCCATTGTGATGGAGAAGCCCGATGTGCGGTGGAATGATGTGGCTGGGCTGGAGGGGGCTAAAGAAGCATTAAAAGAGGCTGTCATCCTGCCCATCAAGTTCCCACATTTATTTACAG GTAAGCGTACCCCCTGGCGTGGAATACTCTTGTTTGGACCCCCTGGTACAGGGAAGTCATACCTAGCCAAGGCCGTAGCAACAGAAGCTAACAACTCAACCTTTTTCTCGGTCTCGTCCTCTGATCTTATGTCCAAGTGGCTGGGAGAGAGTGAGAA GCTGGTAAAGAATCTCTTTGAGTTAGCGAGGCAGCACAAACCTTCTATCATCTTTATAGATGAGGTGGATTCTCTTTGTGGCTCCCGAAATGAGAATGAAAGCGAGGCTGCCCGCAGGATCAAGACCGAGTTCTTGGTTCAGATGCAAG GTGTTGGGAATAATAATGATGGAATTCTGGTTCTGGGTGCCACCAATATCCCGTGGGTGCTGGATTCTGCCATCAGAAGAAG ATTTGAGAagcgcatttatatcccactgcCAGAGGAAGCTGCCAGAGCACAGATGTTCCAGCTGCACTTGGGGAACACACCGCGCAATCTGACCGATGGTGACGTTCGGGAGCTGGCTAGAAAGACAGACGGTTACTCGGGTGCAGACATCAGTATCATCGTGCGGGATGCACTCATGCAGCCTGTGCGCAAGGTGCAGTCAGCCACACACTTCAAAAAG GTCAGAGGCCCATGTCGTGCAAATGCAGGTCTAATGGTAGATGACCTTCTGACTCCCTGCTCTCCGGGTGACCCAGGAGCCATTGAAATGACTTGGATGGATGTGCCCAGTGACAAACTGCTGGAACCAGTAGTCTGCATG TCGGATATGCTGCGATCGCTAGCTACCACCAGGCCCACCGTCAATGCAGAAGATCTGTTGAAAGTGAAGAAATTCACAGAGGACTTTGGGCAGGAAGGTTAA